The following proteins come from a genomic window of Streptomyces sp. NBC_01716:
- a CDS encoding PadR family transcriptional regulator — protein sequence MSRRSGILEFAVLGLLRESPMHGYELRKRLNTSLGIFRAFSYGTLYPCLKTLVANGWLIEEPGSAPDEALAATLAGRRAKIVYRLTAEGKEHFEELLSQTGPDAWEDEHFAARFAFFGQTEREVRMRVLEGRRSRLEERLEKMSASLARTRERLDDYTLELQRHGMESVEREVRWLNELIESERAGRDQRRPGPDSPAPERDSATGSTSSGTANSTTTGDTDGLPRPRGSSGGSPPEAPGRPDPSVDTTP from the coding sequence GTGAGCAGACGCTCGGGCATCCTCGAATTCGCCGTCCTGGGTCTGCTGCGCGAATCCCCGATGCACGGGTACGAGCTGCGGAAACGGCTCAACACCTCGCTGGGGATCTTCCGGGCTTTCAGCTACGGGACGCTGTATCCCTGCCTGAAGACGCTGGTCGCCAACGGCTGGTTGATCGAGGAGCCGGGCAGTGCGCCCGACGAGGCGCTCGCCGCGACGCTCGCGGGCCGGCGCGCCAAGATCGTCTACCGGCTGACGGCGGAGGGGAAAGAGCACTTCGAGGAGCTGCTGTCGCAGACGGGCCCCGATGCCTGGGAGGACGAGCACTTCGCCGCTCGCTTCGCCTTCTTCGGACAGACGGAGCGCGAAGTACGGATGCGCGTGCTGGAGGGCCGTCGCAGCCGGCTGGAGGAGCGGCTGGAGAAGATGAGCGCCTCCCTGGCCCGTACCCGCGAACGCCTCGACGACTACACGCTCGAACTTCAGCGGCACGGGATGGAATCCGTGGAGCGCGAAGTGCGCTGGCTCAACGAGCTCATCGAGAGCGAACGGGCGGGACGGGACCAGCGACGGCCCGGCCCGGACAGCCCCGCTCCGGAGCGGGACAGCGCGACAGGCAGTACATCGAGCGGCACGGCCAACAGCACCACAACGGGAGACACGGATGGCCTGCCCCGGCCCCGGGGGTCTTCCGGGGGTTCGCCTCCGGAAGCCCCCGGCCGGCCGGATCCGTCCGTGGACACCACCCCATGA
- a CDS encoding transglycosylase domain-containing protein, translating into MSEHRRKQPQPQGGQGGGRAAARRAAQRPSGRRADPSRGVPTASHSDSYEPEPSYGGRAEARKAAQRGRRRAAEGGGAGAGGHGGGRRGGGPGGPGGAGRGRGGPGKKRLIDYPRHDKYGWQRWVPSWKLVTGLFIAFMGGLLAAGTIAYAMVEVPKENLASKAQNNVYLWDDGTPMVATGGEVNRQIVGIEQIPKAMQNAVISAENKTFRKDPGVDPMGIGRAVFNMARGGQTQGGSTITQQFVKNAMLNQEQTFKRKFEELFISIKVGADLKKNDIMAGYLNTSYYGRGAYGIQAAARTYYNKDARDLNASQCAFLATLLKGATYYDPNGNEAIDKNASAKNNTERAAKRWKWILDEMVKDGHLSAQERATYKEFPMPGPPKKDQQLSGQVGYLVDLAKAYFINNNDRGITADDLAKGGFEIKTTFNQKKVKALNKAVTDVYKANIDPKKRPDKDTHVQFGGASVEPETGKIVAIYGGADATKHFTNNADQTGAQVGSTFKPFVLAAAMRDGVRDPDLGPDQGLDTRTLVSPDKSEYSGKNKLKIKEYNGDIWTNEEGKEWLQRNDGDESYNDINLREAMKVSANSPFVQLGMDVGIPQVRQSAVDAGLLADSLPGGSNPSFSIGISDPSAIRMAGAYATFADDGTQREPYSVQEVKERGVVVFKYDKKPQARFDADVAQNVTDVLKSVVMEKGGTGTSAQLPDGREVAGKTGTTDGNKSAWFVGYTPQLSTAIDMYRLDDDAKNKNREFLEMFGTGGKEEIHGASFPAEIWQAYMTVAMKGKPALKFPEPEPIGEAVYGGGLSSPEPTLTEKPSESPSESPSESPSESPSPTVSESESCNQWKGCEDGGPGGGNPGGPGGEDPGGVIGDPGGTTSSPPPDEGTDEGADDGGLFGGPGGG; encoded by the coding sequence ATGAGTGAGCACCGTCGCAAACAGCCACAGCCGCAAGGTGGCCAGGGTGGCGGACGAGCCGCGGCCAGGCGTGCCGCACAGCGGCCGTCGGGCCGCCGCGCGGACCCCTCCCGTGGAGTCCCCACGGCCTCCCACTCAGACTCCTACGAACCCGAGCCTTCCTACGGAGGGCGCGCCGAAGCACGTAAGGCGGCCCAGCGGGGCCGCCGACGTGCCGCCGAAGGCGGCGGCGCCGGGGCGGGAGGCCACGGCGGGGGCCGCCGTGGCGGTGGACCCGGAGGTCCCGGCGGGGCCGGCCGGGGGCGTGGAGGACCGGGCAAGAAGCGGCTGATCGACTATCCGCGTCACGACAAGTACGGCTGGCAGCGCTGGGTGCCGTCCTGGAAGCTCGTGACCGGCCTCTTCATCGCCTTCATGGGCGGGCTTCTGGCCGCCGGCACGATCGCGTACGCCATGGTCGAGGTGCCGAAGGAGAATCTCGCCTCCAAGGCGCAGAACAACGTCTACCTCTGGGACGACGGCACGCCGATGGTCGCCACCGGCGGTGAGGTCAACCGGCAGATCGTCGGGATCGAGCAGATCCCCAAAGCTATGCAGAACGCCGTGATCTCGGCGGAGAACAAGACGTTCAGAAAAGACCCGGGTGTCGACCCGATGGGCATCGGCCGGGCCGTGTTCAACATGGCCAGGGGCGGTCAGACGCAGGGTGGCTCGACCATCACCCAGCAGTTCGTCAAGAACGCCATGCTCAACCAGGAACAGACCTTCAAGCGCAAGTTCGAGGAGCTGTTCATCTCGATCAAGGTCGGCGCGGACCTGAAGAAGAACGACATCATGGCGGGGTACCTCAACACCTCTTACTACGGACGCGGCGCCTACGGCATCCAGGCAGCGGCCCGTACGTACTACAACAAGGACGCCAGGGACCTGAACGCCAGCCAGTGTGCCTTCCTGGCGACGCTGCTGAAGGGCGCGACGTACTACGACCCCAACGGCAACGAGGCGATCGACAAGAACGCCAGCGCGAAGAACAACACCGAGCGGGCGGCGAAGCGCTGGAAGTGGATTCTCGACGAGATGGTCAAGGACGGCCATCTCAGCGCGCAGGAGCGGGCGACGTACAAAGAGTTCCCGATGCCCGGACCGCCGAAGAAGGACCAGCAGCTCAGCGGGCAGGTCGGCTACCTCGTGGACCTCGCCAAGGCCTACTTCATCAACAACAACGACCGGGGCATCACGGCCGACGACCTGGCCAAGGGCGGCTTCGAGATCAAGACGACCTTCAACCAGAAGAAGGTCAAGGCGCTCAACAAGGCCGTCACCGACGTCTACAAGGCGAACATCGACCCCAAGAAGCGCCCGGACAAGGACACCCACGTCCAGTTCGGCGGCGCCTCGGTGGAGCCCGAGACCGGCAAGATCGTCGCCATCTACGGCGGCGCGGACGCCACCAAGCACTTCACCAACAACGCCGACCAGACCGGTGCCCAGGTCGGATCGACCTTCAAGCCCTTCGTCCTGGCGGCGGCGATGCGTGACGGTGTCCGCGACCCCGACCTCGGGCCGGATCAGGGCTTGGACACGCGCACGCTGGTCTCGCCGGACAAGAGCGAGTACAGCGGCAAGAACAAGCTCAAGATCAAGGAGTACAACGGAGACATCTGGACGAACGAGGAAGGCAAGGAGTGGCTCCAGCGCAACGACGGTGACGAGAGCTACAACGACATCAATCTGCGCGAAGCCATGAAGGTGTCGGCCAACTCCCCCTTCGTCCAGCTCGGCATGGATGTCGGCATCCCCCAGGTCAGGCAGTCGGCTGTCGACGCGGGACTTCTCGCGGACAGCCTTCCGGGCGGCAGCAACCCCTCGTTCTCCATCGGTATCTCCGACCCCAGCGCCATCCGCATGGCCGGTGCCTACGCCACCTTCGCCGACGACGGCACGCAGCGTGAGCCGTACTCCGTCCAGGAGGTCAAGGAGAGGGGCGTCGTCGTCTTCAAGTACGACAAGAAGCCCCAGGCCAGGTTTGACGCCGACGTCGCCCAGAACGTGACGGACGTCCTGAAGTCCGTGGTCATGGAGAAGGGCGGCACGGGCACATCGGCCCAGCTGCCCGACGGCCGCGAGGTGGCCGGCAAGACCGGCACCACCGACGGCAACAAGTCGGCCTGGTTCGTGGGCTACACCCCCCAGCTGTCGACCGCCATCGACATGTACCGCCTGGACGACGACGCGAAGAACAAGAACCGCGAGTTCCTGGAGATGTTCGGCACCGGCGGCAAGGAAGAGATCCACGGTGCCTCGTTCCCTGCCGAGATCTGGCAGGCGTACATGACGGTGGCGATGAAGGGCAAGCCGGCCCTGAAGTTCCCCGAGCCCGAGCCGATCGGCGAGGCCGTCTACGGAGGGGGCCTGTCGTCCCCGGAGCCCACCCTGACCGAGAAGCCCTCGGAGTCGCCCTCGGAGTCGCCTTCCGAGTCGCCTTCCGAGTCGCCGTCGCCGACGGTCAGCGAGTCCGAGTCATGCAACCAGTGGAAGGGCTGTGAGGACGGTGGTCCCGGTGGCGGCAATCCGGGTGGTCCGGGCGGTGAGGATCCCGGCGGGGTGATCGGAGACCCGGGCGGCACCACGTCCAGTCCGCCACCCGACGAGGGAACCGATGAGGGAGCCGACGACGGAGGCCTCTTCGGCGGTCCGGGAGGCGGCTGA